A genomic segment from Thermoplasmata archaeon encodes:
- the aepY gene encoding phosphonopyruvate decarboxylase has translation MISPAYFYGKLTDLGVGFFTGVPDSLLKHLCSYLKDNVPDDRNIIAANEGCAVGLAAGFHLATGKVPMVYMQNSGMGNATNPLLSLADPDVYNIPMILVIGWRGEPGMHDEPQHVKQGKVTCTLLETMGIPYGVLPSDEEGCDKLFEICGKHLKENGSPFAIVVKKDTFSEYKAEKKTEEQPFEMSREEAIETIASKEKGSIFVSTTGMASRELYEIRDRNGESHDSDFLTVGSMGHSSQIALGIALNRPDRRIVCIDGDGAVIMHMGGMSTIAAQAPKNLIHIMINNGVHDSVGGQPTVSREIDIHGIAQSMGYRNVFTVKTKDELEKALECTSGPVFLQVMVHRGNRKDLGRPKSTPAENKTALMKNIGSI, from the coding sequence ATGATCTCCCCCGCATACTTCTACGGAAAACTCACAGACCTAGGAGTCGGATTCTTCACCGGAGTTCCCGACTCCCTCCTCAAACATCTATGCTCGTATCTGAAGGACAACGTCCCCGACGACAGGAACATCATCGCCGCGAACGAGGGATGCGCCGTAGGCCTTGCAGCGGGATTCCATCTGGCCACAGGGAAGGTCCCGATGGTCTACATGCAGAATTCCGGGATGGGGAATGCTACAAACCCGCTCCTATCCTTGGCTGACCCGGACGTGTACAACATACCGATGATCCTGGTCATAGGATGGCGCGGGGAACCGGGGATGCACGACGAACCCCAGCATGTCAAACAGGGAAAGGTCACATGCACGCTGCTGGAGACCATGGGCATCCCGTACGGGGTACTCCCCTCGGACGAAGAGGGATGCGATAAGCTGTTCGAAATATGCGGGAAGCATCTCAAGGAAAACGGTTCACCCTTCGCCATAGTGGTGAAGAAGGACACCTTCTCGGAATACAAAGCAGAGAAGAAGACAGAGGAGCAGCCGTTCGAGATGTCCCGCGAGGAAGCTATAGAGACGATCGCCTCGAAGGAGAAGGGATCGATATTCGTCTCAACCACAGGGATGGCATCCAGAGAGCTCTACGAGATAAGGGACAGGAACGGGGAATCCCACGACAGCGATTTCCTCACGGTGGGTTCCATGGGCCACTCCTCACAGATCGCTCTGGGCATAGCATTGAACAGACCGGACCGCAGGATAGTCTGCATCGACGGCGACGGAGCGGTCATAATGCACATGGGAGGCATGTCCACCATCGCCGCCCAGGCACCCAAGAATCTCATCCACATCATGATAAATAACGGCGTCCACGACTCGGTCGGAGGACAGCCGACAGTGTCCAGGGAAATCGACATCCACGGGATAGCCCAGTCCATGGGCTACAGGAACGTCTTCACGGTGAAGACCAAGGATGAGTTGGAAAAGGCCCTGGAATGCACATCGGGCCCGGTGTTCCTGCAGGTCATGGTGCACCGCGGGAACAGGAAGGACCTGGGAAGACCCAAATCCACACCGGCGGAGAACAAGACCGCCCTCATGAAGAACATAGGAAGCATCTAA